One genomic segment of Stenotrophomonas sp. 704A1 includes these proteins:
- a CDS encoding phage tail protein: MGDVAYVSSTPNPAWPDPAEGAVVPAPPGDEQQGTLLEVLGWMACDGRQLERGRYPDLHAVLGNRYGGDPAQGVFRLPDLRGLFVRGVDHGAGVDPDTAERRHASDDGHYAGVGSIQHDALQVHQHTYDTPGQKALAGDKGLACDPPLNSASTSDPVSARTSSHETRARNMAVYYIIRVA, encoded by the coding sequence ATGGGCGATGTGGCCTACGTGTCATCGACGCCCAATCCTGCCTGGCCCGACCCTGCCGAGGGCGCCGTTGTACCCGCTCCGCCCGGTGACGAGCAGCAGGGTACGCTGCTGGAAGTGCTGGGCTGGATGGCCTGCGATGGCCGTCAACTGGAGCGCGGACGATATCCCGATCTGCATGCCGTGCTCGGCAACCGCTACGGCGGAGACCCCGCTCAAGGGGTCTTCCGCCTGCCCGATCTGCGCGGGCTGTTCGTGCGTGGCGTCGACCATGGCGCCGGGGTGGATCCGGATACCGCCGAGCGCAGGCATGCCAGTGATGACGGCCACTATGCAGGCGTCGGGTCGATCCAGCACGATGCGCTGCAGGTGCATCAGCACACCTACGACACGCCCGGGCAGAAGGCGCTGGCCGGCGACAAGGGGCTGGCGTGCGACCCGCCCCTGAACAGCGCGTCGACCTCCGACCCGGTCTCGGCACGGACCAGCAGCCACGAGACCCGCGCCCGCAACATGGCCGTGTACTACATCATCCGCGTTGCGTGA